The following DNA comes from Rhodopirellula bahusiensis.
GCGGAAAGAGCCGGTCGGTGTGGTTGGCCAGATCATCCCCTGGAACTTCCCCATGCTGATGGTCGCCTGGAAGTGGGGCCCGGCTCTCGCCACCGGTTGCACGATCGTGATGAAGCCCGCTGAACAGACACCGCTGACCTGCCTGCGAATGGCACAGCTCGCCAAAGAGGTCGGTTTCCCCGATGGCGTCATCAATGTCGTGCCGGGCTTTGGCCCGACCGCCGGTGGAGCCTTGGTCGACCATCCCGGCGTCGACAAAATCGCGTTCACGGGAGAACACCGAACGGCTCAGTTGATCATGAAGAACTCCGCCCAATCGTTGAAACGACTGACGTTTGAACTGGGCGGCAAAAGTCCCAATGTGATCTTCAGCGACGCAGACTTGGACGCCGCCGTGCAAGGCAGCTTCGTGGGTCTGTATCTGAACCAAGGCCAATGTTGCTGTGCCGGCAGTCGCGTGTTCGTCGAAGAATCGATTCACGAAGCCTTCGTCGAAAAACTAACCGACCTGACAAACAAACGCGTCGTCGGCAACCCGTTTGAGCACACCACCGAACAAGGTCCCCAAATCGACCAAGCTCAATTCGACAAGATCATGAGCTACATCGACAAAGGCAACCAGCAAGGCGCTTCCTGCGTCAGTGGTGGCAAGCGTTCCGGTGATCGTGGTTACTTCATTGAACCGACCGTGTTCACTGACGTTCAAGACGACATGGCGATCGCTCGCGATGAGATCTTCGGTCCAGTGATGAGTGTGCTGTCATTCAAAGACAGCGACGACATTCTGAAACGAGCCAACGACACAATGTTTGGCTTGGCCGCTGCCGTGTGGACACAAGACATCAAGAAAGCCCATCACTTCGCCGCCAACGTTCGCGCGGGAACCGTGTGGGTCAACTGCTACGACGTCTTCGACGCCGCCGCCCCATTCGGCGGATTCAAGATGAGTGGCCAAGGCCGCGAGCTAGGAACCGAAGGCCTGAAGGCTTACTTGGAAAGCAAAACCGTCACGGTCGCCCTTTGAGCCATGGGAACGGAGTGGTCTCGAGGAGCAATCCTCGAGACCGTTTCATTGACTTTGACTCAAGCAGGATCGGATATACGAGCCGTTTGAGTGTTAGTCGCGGTTCACATGCACAACCGGGCAGCGCCCCACAGGCTCCCGTGCTTGCCCTCAATCGCTGCTACCGATCTGATTCGTTCGACCGAACGTGATAGCGTGCGTTGATCACTTCTGGATCGTAGTGACCGCCGCTTTCGCTCAAGTAACGTTTGTAAATTTCGGCACGGTAGGAGCGATCGACCGGCGAGTCTCGATACTCATCTTGGATCAATCCGATGCGTTCAAATGGAATCAATTGAAACCCGTCCATCGATTCAAACCCATCACGAAACCTGAAATTCAGCGTCGAAATGTTCTCGAACACTTCTGGTTGAATCTCTTAGGGCAGCTCAAAGTGTCCTTCGGCTGGCAGATCCGCGAACCGTCCCTTTTCTTTGCTCTCCATGCCTTCGACCGTTCCTGACCCTATCGGTTAACTCAAATGCACGCCGTCTTCCCCTGGCAATGTCCGTCGCAGACATCACGAACGTTTTTGATGGCGGTTTTCCTCGCGGCGTCGTGGGTAGGAGTCGCGACGGCTCAAGATAAAAACCAAAATTTTAACGCTGTCAGGCGATCTGATCTGACGGCATTTGGTGAGATATTTGGTGAGCA
Coding sequences within:
- a CDS encoding aldehyde dehydrogenase family protein, whose protein sequence is MSTTLPEIAPPKVRHTQLFIDGQWRDSASGKTFATINPATEEEIVQVAEGDKEDIDAAVKAARKAFESGPWRTMDARDRGRLMMKLADAIENEIDELAQLETLDNGKPLRESRHADLPLVIDALRYYAGYADKIQGETVPIRGNYLCYTRKEPVGVVGQIIPWNFPMLMVAWKWGPALATGCTIVMKPAEQTPLTCLRMAQLAKEVGFPDGVINVVPGFGPTAGGALVDHPGVDKIAFTGEHRTAQLIMKNSAQSLKRLTFELGGKSPNVIFSDADLDAAVQGSFVGLYLNQGQCCCAGSRVFVEESIHEAFVEKLTDLTNKRVVGNPFEHTTEQGPQIDQAQFDKIMSYIDKGNQQGASCVSGGKRSGDRGYFIEPTVFTDVQDDMAIARDEIFGPVMSVLSFKDSDDILKRANDTMFGLAAAVWTQDIKKAHHFAANVRAGTVWVNCYDVFDAAAPFGGFKMSGQGRELGTEGLKAYLESKTVTVAL